The genomic DNA CAGAGGGCAGATTCATAGTGTAATTATCAGCATGTGGGTTCTAACTTAAAGAAGCTGTGAGAACGTATGCCACACATTGATGGTATGTAATTTAATGAGTTGCTTTGTGAAATATGTAGCTACGATTTTATTCCCTCTTCAGAGTTATCATTTCAGTCAAGATATAGTACAGTCAAGGTTAACTGTGACTTTATCTGTGTACATACTCACAATAACCTCTTTAGCACTCTGCAAATGTTAAACTACACCACACAGCTATTCTGCTCTCCAATCTAAGTGTGTTTAATATGATGTAAATGGTTATTCATAACCTGCATAGCAACTGTATAttctcaatttaaaaaaaatattggacCTGATGGTGATCATGTAGTTTGTAGAGCTCTGCTACTGTGTATTTATAAGTTCTCTAATATGGTTTTGATGCACAAGAAAACGCTTTCAGtctgaaattaaagaaaatagtCGAAGTAACATTGGTGGATTCAGTTTGGTCATTTCCGACAGTACTTAAAGGCAGCATACTTTCACAATTTAACCAAGCTAAAAACATCCGAAGACCCCTTTCACTGGATTGCAGCCTAGAGCACCTATAAATTACATGGAATTACACTAAAATTAGGTGTTTATTCGTTAAATCAGGAGGACAATTTTTTAGTTGTGCTAAAACAACGGAGCTGACCGGTAGTGACCGTTTGAACTTGTGGGCGTGAACCTGACGTTGAAGGCGgtgaaggaagaagaagaagaagaagctacGGTCGTTTGGCTAGTTAAAGATAATTACAGGTAATTTAAACGTGGAAACGTCTCAGTCTGTCATCTCATTTGAGCTGATATAACTGCACACTAGGCTAGTTTGTGAAAGGTCAACTGTGGTTCAAAATTACCAACTTTATTTCAACGCTAGCTTAAAAAGGACAGTTAGCCGTTAGCTAACGCCCGCAACGTCCGTGCTGCAGAGGTCCGATAATCGATCTCCACGGTCACAAGCTTCTCTGTTTCAACTTTATTTACCAAGAAAACAAAAGTTTGCCAAGTGGTTCTGGACACACCCAACCATGCATGCCATGTCCCAGATTCTTGACATTGTTTGAGAATCTGAAAACCAGTTTGACACAGAAAGTCTAGTTGTAGTGGCTTATTTTGTTCAACTGTAGACTAACCTCACAGAAATAGTCATTAAATTCCTGCATGTGTTGACTTTTGCTTTCGCACTTAAACGTGAATGTTTCGTTATGtcaacttttacattacattaaaatctCACTTTTGGAAGCATTTTTGGAGAGAAAAATCAGCTGGAGCCCAAAATCCTTAGACTGTCCCACCAAACGCCACAATTGAATTAAACTAGGCCTGAGAACACATTGTTTATTATCAGGTTTGTCCATCACAGCCTGCATCGTGTCTTAAATGCTGCAAGTTCCTCCACCCCagtatgattttaaattaatttaacaaTTCTGCAAAGCAGCTGGCGAACATGGATACACTTTACTGAATGTCACGTtgcttttgtctgtgtctgtgatgtctgtAACTGGAGTACAACAGAATCCAGTGGCAATAAAACAATGCGACAGTGCATTTCTAGCATCACTGGTGTAGatttctgtgttgtttctgtttcagtgtgtgtttcccaggATGTCATACGCAGAGTCCACCAAGAAAATGTTGCGGTCTGTGCTCCAGTCCAGCAAGACCGGCATATCTGTCAGCAGTCTCCAGTCAGAGTACCGCTCTCTGTGCGGAGAGAGCATCCCGCTCAAGAAGCTGGGCTTCTCGAAACTGGAGGACTACCTCTGTAGCATCCCCTCTGTGGTCCATATGGAGCACCGCACGGGTGAGGTGAGGGCTTTACTAGGTCTGACTGGGTGTGACAGTGACATATTTTTGCATCACTATACTACTGCTTTAGGTCAGCTGGCATCAGCACCGAACTGAGGAACTCAAAAAGTTAATTCatcaagtgtttgtgttttttccaaaGCAGTATGCAGACATTTACATTGCAACTTTTCTGCATTTATAAGTAACAGTAAATCTGCTCTGTAGTTGAGATGCTTTGCTGCCGTGTGTAAAGAGACGGCCCACATTGCTGAGTTGGTGGCCAAGCAGAGGAGCTCCAAGAAATGTGGTCGCTCCCAGGTCGTCAACTGCCGGATGAGATTCAAACCTTCCAACCCATACATGCTCAATGGTAGGAGACCCTTGTTACAGCTCTGTTTCTCACATCAGGGCTCTATCTCTGCTAAGGGCTTCACATTAAGAGAATAgcaacacatttcacatcaaGAGTCTCCATCCCAACGATTAGAAGGTTTGTTTACCAGGTTATGAACACTTAAACCTACATCAAGGTATTGAGGGGGCTTCAGGTTGAATATGTTTTACTGAGTAAACGCTGCTCTCTAGTTGGGATTAGAGGTGGGAAGAAGAGCTTCCAAGATCTTTATAATTCCTCAAACCCATCTCTGTATCCCACTTCTTTTTTGTCCCCCAGTAACCTAATCTATTGTCCCGTTTCAATGCTTTTAGTGTTGCCAAGGTCCTCTCTCCGCCAGCCGTCAGCTCAAGGTGCGTCTACCTGGTCGGCAAACCGTTCTCTGTCCCATGGAGGCTACAGAGGATTCAGCGCTTCAGGAGACTACAGGTGAACAATATCTACATTACAGTTTTCATCAAGAAAAGATGAACAGCAGCTGCTCTTACAACTTGGTCGGACGACGATTTTTAGAAATAATAGCCAGAATACAGTAGCCTTATTATTCAACTGTCATGTCAAACCTTTTCTGACCTTTTCTTTACATATCAAGTGCGGTGCATTTCTGTAATTGACATTATTTTCATAAACCAAACTTTTGCTTGTGCTCTCCCCGAAACATCAGGCAGTCGGACCAAAGGTTAAGCTCAGTCACCCCTGTGGAACACAGACAGCCAGTCATAAAACAGCATGTCATGCCTGACAGGTGAACATACACGTGGACAAACCTTATGCAGCAAAACATGGTTCATTTAtacacagtttttatttcaaagcaattattcattttcagtaCATTAGacataattacataaataaGTTGGCATGTGAACACTACTTTTTGGTAGTATTCAATACTAAGATATTGCTCATGGGTACCTATTTTAATGAATTAGTCATGGTATAGTAATTTCAGTCTTCTGCCCACTGCTCTCTAAACTATTCACAATTGAACCTCAAAATATCAACATTGACATGGGAGGATATTTTGGTACAATTATGACAACACCAAATGTTAGAATGTATAAAATGGACCACTAGACCAGCTTGTATTAGCTCATTGTTAAACTCCAGCAGGATATTTATAACTGCTTGTTGCTGTGAAAAGGACATTATGTGTAAAAGACTGCTGTGTTGCCAACAGGAATGAGAAGAGCTTTGCAAACTGCCAGAAGCCTACAGGTATGTGTGACCTAAATCCAACTTGTATTGCACTAGTAATGATAAATATGTCAAAGTAATTAACATAATATTATTCTTGTTTAGAGCTATAATCAGGACCACTGCTGTCTGAGTtgagaaatgtattttgtaaGCCAGCCACAACCAGCCAGGGATTGCGCGGTTGCAACTAGTACTCAATTCGTAACCAACAACTACGTATCAAGGCACCATTCGGGCCAATTTTGTCAGTTTGGTCAGTTTGCccttttgaaatgtgtttccatataaagggaaaaaaagagatctatttaaaaaagtatttattgcTGTCAGCTTCATTGTCATGATGTACTGTCATTGTCAAAAGGGCTTTTGCAAAGGGCAGCAGAAAGCACAAGATGAACTAACAACCTGCCTGATAAATCTGCTGCGGACTGTATCCCAATGCACTTGTTTACCTTTCCCCCTTCCtttgcactttttttccccacagagaAGCCTCCTGAACAAGTCTCCTCACCTAACAAACCCCAGGTACAGAAAAACATCTAATGTGCGTCGCAGTTGTGTCTCACCCCTGAtaagtgatgtcacagcagttGTTTTACCTCTGCGCAAGTTGATTTGTACTCATTGTACTTATCTGTGTGCTCATTTAATTTATggtgaataaaaaataaaaacccattTAAAAATGCACAGTGGCATACTTGTGATGAATCATGTAAAATCTCCCCATGCAGTCTTGTGTGTATGACGTCGGGCTGGTGCAGACCAGAATAACTCGGCTCCTGGAGAAATACTACAGTGGACTGTGGATGTCAAAGCTGTCCGGGGTCTACAGTGACATGTTCAATCAGAAGCTCCACCCTCAGGTGCTCGTAGATATGGAGAAGTGGACACACATCTGTATGGTGAGTTGGTACCTTAAACTCCCAAACAAATAAAGTGGATATTGTGACGTCTAATGTTTAAGGCCTATACAAGTTGATAAAGGTAGTTAGGTGTCATGTAGCAAAACTGTTTTTCAGGTacagtttcatgttttgtcagaggtTTCTGTCAATACCTATGCTCGGCCTTAACAGGAATTGATGGGTGTCCCTTTCCTTGTCTCTGGCTCGTCTTTACAGGTGGAGAAAGCTTCTAGCGTGTCCCGAGCTGACTGCCTGATCTACCCTCCTCTGCTTCCCAAGCCCTCTACTGTCCGTGGAAGTAGCACCACCAACCCCCCAGGCGCGTCACCCACCAATTCAAGTACCACCACCACACCCCTTTTTTCACGTCTATCAACACCTGTACAACCGTCCATCCCCCGGccccctcctcctgtccctAAACCCAGGGTTTTCTCTAAAAAGCCTTTGGCAAAGCCCACTTTCATTTTTCCTCCGCAACCTTTTGCTGCTTCTTCAGACAAGCCGTTATCTTCCGTCACTTTGCGCAGTCCTGCCCACAACCCAGCTCTTGCTCCCCAGCTACCACCCCGTGGCAATCTTCCAGTCAATGCTAGTAGTAGATGTAAAGATAATGTGAACTTGCCTACACCTACCCTCAACCAAAACACTTGGTCCTTAGCCCCCACTTGGACATGCCCTGCAACAACCAGCGCTCCTCCACTGGCTTCCTCCGGCCAACCTGGCCCTAACATTTTACCCCTTCTGAAGGTCGCCTTCTGCTCTACCTCTGACTGTGCGCCTTGTCCTCCCTCAAAACCCTCTGCTGGCGTGTCAACTGAGGTGCGTCAGAGAATAAAGGAGCTTCTGTCCAAGTACACTCATGGTCTGTGGGCCCTTGCTTTGCCCAAACTCTTTATGGACACATACAAGATGCCTTTCCCCGAACATATTCTGGACAACCTGTCTCTTCTGCTGGATATATGCGCTGTGGAGTACCCCATGCTGCATGACAAGAAGAAGGTCAGTGAATGCAATAGTACAGCGTGTACCGGAGTTAACACAATGTACATGTTTTGTAAGTCTTCAAGAGCAGTGTGAAGTTACCTTGGaagatatttttcttttcccacaGTTAACGCCCACTTAGTTGCAAGTGCCCTGATACAGGTGAAGTGATAAGTTGGAATGATTTGTGTGGAGAAAAAGGGATTGTTTTAATGATTTCTTCTCTGCTGTCACGTTTTAATTCTTCAGGGAGCTCATGGACATCGTTCCTACTCACCTGTCTTTGAATAATtgtcttttaatgtgtttgtcatTCATGTACTTTCCTATGGTCAGGCCATCCTATATAACTccaacagaggagagacagaaggcAGCCAAGACGGCCAGAAGTGCACAAGCCATCCTCTTCCCTCTGGTCTGGAGGTTCTGGGTCCTGTGATGCCTCCCTGTCTGGTTCTTCCCTCAGAGCAGTACCCCTCTGTTCTCATTACTGATGCCAAGGGCAGCAATGCTGTCACTATAAGGTCAGGCACATTATTTTAGCAGACAGGAATGTAATTAATTGTCCCTAACTCTACAAATAgtattatttttaacttaagTTCTCACAATAGAAGTGTGGTTCACCTGCTAATGTGGAAAAAGCCTCCAGAAATAATTTAAAGCGTTATGAGCAAATTCAGCAAAATTCTTTGAATGTAGGACCTTTGCTTATATTAAAATATGCTGTATTTGCAGTCTGTTATTGCATTTTAGTGCCACACACAAAGGGCTGTGTTTTTTTGCTTAATGTGAAGAATTATTGTTAGAAAACATCTTTTTTGCAAGTGTCTCTTCTGTAGTGATCTCCAAGCCCCATGTAGCTTACTCATTGTATAATAACTGCAGCAGACTATAGTTGCTATTCTGACCTTCTGTCCAGTATGATCGTATTAAACCAAGTTATTacatagaaatttaaaaaataatgtacaaGCTCCAGCTTATATTAATGTACGTCACGCCATTGATATATCCTTCTGCCCTCTTAGTATTTCACAACACTATCAGCCTTAGTTGGATGTGCAGAATGATTATAATATCGCAAATATCTGGTTACCTTAAGATATAAACAAAAAACCAAACTATAAGCAACTGttcatttttgctttgttgATGCAACATCCAAGTCTCGGTTTTTGATGACTGGCCTGCTCTGGTCTCTCCGTTCAGGTACGTGGGTGAGAACTACTCCAATGCCcaggaggccatggaggaggccATGGAGGCCGCCATGCACTCTTTCTACAGCCACAGCTCTGTCCACCATCTGTCTGACCCTGTTGTTGGTCAGCTGGTAGCAGTCAGAGGGGAGGACGGAGATGAGCTGGCCAGAGCTCAGGTCGTGGAGGTTATGACCCCTAACAAGGTTAAAGTAAGTAATTTATCTAGTTCTCAGTAGGCAggttgtttttactttaaaaaatatttgttatttaaCTGGTGCTGTAACTCAGAATTTTAAAACAGATATCCCTGGAAAATGTCATGGGATGGGaaggaaatacattttaagcACTTCATAGAATATTTGTTTCAGAAATGTAGAATTTGAAGGATTCAGCCTGTGAGTTGGGACACAGCTTATGGtgatttttagtttgtttgaggAAGACATTTTTTAGCTACAGAATAGGTCCGCGTTTCTGCAGCAGAAgagcttttgtctgtttgtctgtttgccaGGTATACTATGTGGACCATGGCTTCTCTGTGGAAACAAGTGTGACAAACCTGCTGGAGCTGCACCAGGACTTCATTTCTCTGCCATTCCAGGCTACTAATGTCAGACTTGCAGGTACATCAAACATTAGGAAATAACCTGAAGACGTGCTTTTAAGCAACTGATGTAGGTGTGAGCAGTATGACATCACAACAGAAAGGACAAAACATTAACAGTGGTCAACTGATTTACAACCGAAGTCCCTAAGAGCCCTTCTCCTCTTGTCCTACCTCCTTCTTTACCTTCCTTCTCCCAGGTCTAGAGGCATTCAGCTCCCATCCACTGGTGCAGTCCTCCTTGGACAAGTTGGCAGTCGGAAAGATCCTACTGATGGAGACATTAGAGCCGTGTCAGCAGAATGAGATGCCTGTGGTAGTGCTGTACGACACCTCAGAGGATGATGACATCAACATCAACTCCGCCTGCATGAGGGCTTTGCGGGACACGACCATGAACAACCCTCTGACTGTAAGGATGGTGGTGCCAACTACATGTGCAGTGTGATGCATGAGAACGCTTTGTAAAAgtagcagtttgtgtgtgtatctaacAAACATGCATGTATTAAGCCAATTAAATGGCAGCAAAGGGATAGTTTAATTTCTCTTGACTCTCATGACTCACTGTACCAGTGAGTGGTGCTGTTGCACCGTTCTTACATTGGTCTGTCTTATCCAACAGTAGACAGTCATGTGTTATAGGAACATAAGAGTTCACAGGGTTTCATTGAGTTGGAATTAAAACCAGCAGCTTGTCAATCATGGCTGTCAGGtcctcagtgtttttaatcCTCCCCTTGTGTCATCTAACAATAATCTTTTTGCTGCCTTTAGGTAAATGCTACCTAtcaggatgtgtgtgtcacaaatgtgtgtgcagatggTATCTTCTACTGCCAGCTGCCCTGCAGAGGAAACGTGAGACTCGACAAGTTACTGGAAGAAACAGAGATCATTTTCAAGACCCAGGTAGACAAGATTTCAGAGAATACCTCCATTCGGCTTGGCACCTAACTATATTGAACAATTAATTGTACAGCATTTTTCAGAGCAGTAGTTCGAAGTTCTTTCTAAaaacagacctgtaagatcaaATCcatactttgtttttgttaagaGCTCAACTAGTACAGACAGAGGCAGGCAAACAGAGTTTTACAATCATTGAGATCCAATGTGATAAAACCAGGGATGGCTTTATCCAAATATTTAGAGGAAGAGTAAACCCACTCATAAACACAATACTGTTGGCACACATTTCTGAAACCTTTGGAGCATGTTGCAGTTAATGCCACATCCCAATCTGCGATGTCATAATAGGTATTTTGCCTCTAATAGCTGATGTAAAGCAGCTGCTAGCTAACATCCCTGACTGGCGTGTGGCTACATAAAAGGTTAAGCCATCCCTCTGATATATCTgaaattattactttattagCCTCCGGTATGATACAGAATCGGCTTCAAACCGTAATGGTTTGGCTCTCTAACATATGCAGTGTTCCCCACAGCTGGTGATTGTTCATATACCAGTTTTCCCCTGTGGAAAGGTGGAGGGCCTTTATAACTGTGTCTCTGCAATTGTTCCTGCCAGATGACGTCTGACTCCCTGGTGTCCAGACCTTACTGTGGCAAGGTCTGTCTAGCCCGTTTCAAAGGAAAGTGGTCCAGAGTGGAAGTAAGAACAGAACCATTAGAATGCATTTTCTCTTACATTGTTCACGAGAAAGTTTCAAGTCATATGTTTTTGCAGGCACTTGTGTTGTTGCTCTTGTTTTCAGATCACCAACATGTACGGCAACAGAGTGATGGAGATCCTGTTCATTGACCTTGGTGTCCCAGCAACTGTAGAGGTCACTGATCTCCGAGAggtccctcctcttctctgtaaAGACTTCACCATCATCCCACCACAGGTCCTGAACCAGGAATATTTTTTACTTTCCAAAAGGTTAAATTAAAtgacattattttgtttgttttgaagatGGTAACGTTGTAAGTCTGTCTAAAGctggttgttttgtttgtttgtaaatgttaatgtaaaggATCATAGTTTTTTATGTATTATTGCTCTCTCCAGGCCATCAAATGTCGCCTGGCTGACGTCACAGTTCCAGAGGGAGACTGGAGCCCAGACGCTGTTCAGTGGCTGAAGGAGGCCATCATGGGCTCTGAAGATTGCAAAATGAAGGTAACATACCGTAACAAAGTTAAAAATATATCCAAGTTAAACTCTTTTGTCCTATTTCCTGTGGTGATTACTACTGATGGACAAACATGCAATGAATATAGCAGAAAACTACACTTAGCGCACACTGTATTAGATATACTTCACCTGCTCATTAATGCCTATATCTACTCAGCTAATCATGTGGCACCAACTCGATATATAAAAGCATGCACACATAGTCAAGGGGTTTGGTTGATTACTGGAGGCAGACGGGGTGCTTCAGATATCTCAGAAATTCATACAACAAATGGTTTAAACTTTGCTGTGGGTGGGACCAGGCGGTctggaatacacacacacacacacacacacacgagtgggCAGgactagaacacacacactgtgggcgGAGTGGGCTGTAATGGTCAGAAATCCAGTGGAAGCAGGATGAAAAAAACAGTCCTGCACAGGACTCTAATTTGCTGCATAAATGTGCAGCTGACAAATCTGCAACAACTGTCTCATGTTGTCATGTCAACATGGACCAGAATCTCCGAGGAATGTTTTCGACACGTTGATAAACGATGAAGAATTCAGGTTGTTTTGGGGGCAAAGGGG from Pempheris klunzingeri isolate RE-2024b chromosome 3, fPemKlu1.hap1, whole genome shotgun sequence includes the following:
- the tdrd7a gene encoding tudor domain-containing protein 7A yields the protein MSYAESTKKMLRSVLQSSKTGISVSSLQSEYRSLCGESIPLKKLGFSKLEDYLCSIPSVVHMEHRTGELRCFAAVCKETAHIAELVAKQRSSKKCGRSQVVNCRMRFKPSNPYMLNVLPRSSLRQPSAQGASTWSANRSLSHGGYRGFSASGDYRQSDQRLSSVTPVEHRQPVIKQHVMPDRNEKSFANCQKPTEKPPEQVSSPNKPQSCVYDVGLVQTRITRLLEKYYSGLWMSKLSGVYSDMFNQKLHPQVLVDMEKWTHICMVEKASSVSRADCLIYPPLLPKPSTVRGSSTTNPPGASPTNSSTTTTPLFSRLSTPVQPSIPRPPPPVPKPRVFSKKPLAKPTFIFPPQPFAASSDKPLSSVTLRSPAHNPALAPQLPPRGNLPVNASSRCKDNVNLPTPTLNQNTWSLAPTWTCPATTSAPPLASSGQPGPNILPLLKVAFCSTSDCAPCPPSKPSAGVSTEVRQRIKELLSKYTHGLWALALPKLFMDTYKMPFPEHILDNLSLLLDICAVEYPMLHDKKKAILYNSNRGETEGSQDGQKCTSHPLPSGLEVLGPVMPPCLVLPSEQYPSVLITDAKGSNAVTIRYVGENYSNAQEAMEEAMEAAMHSFYSHSSVHHLSDPVVGQLVAVRGEDGDELARAQVVEVMTPNKVKVYYVDHGFSVETSVTNLLELHQDFISLPFQATNVRLAGLEAFSSHPLVQSSLDKLAVGKILLMETLEPCQQNEMPVVVLYDTSEDDDININSACMRALRDTTMNNPLTVNATYQDVCVTNVCADGIFYCQLPCRGNVRLDKLLEETEIIFKTQMTSDSLVSRPYCGKVCLARFKGKWSRVEITNMYGNRVMEILFIDLGVPATVEVTDLREVPPLLCKDFTIIPPQAIKCRLADVTVPEGDWSPDAVQWLKEAIMGSEDCKMKILKLDQDKESWLVHMYLFIGAESQELGKSINHQLAQSELWQKVTTQNNNIIITSNNRSVDTALSALVEKLSLGSAVPNPAVKASARPLHVAEDSSLTDTTNKTWTQPLAMPPPLELPQPGQNMDVFVPAACHPGYFVLQPWQDLHKLVVLMGEMILYYNQTCKTNTVTHIQRGEVYAAKIDKNWHRVQVKGILANGLVSVYELDYGKHELVRSTLLWPLIEEFRQLPFQALSAQLAGVTRHQWSEEASMLFRNHVEGRALVAQVESVKELSEGKGELWERRLTVYLVDTAMEERDLWIHSTMANIGGEQSSAA